From the genome of Terriglobales bacterium, one region includes:
- a CDS encoding glycosyltransferase family 9 protein, which produces MERILIVRLGAMGDVIHGLPAAAALRRAFPAATIGWVVEPRWQELLCAAGTPRIGPRSPSRPLVDALHVLDTRALRKTPASPSTWKAARTELSEVRAARYEIALDLQGLMKSALVAKLSGARRRIGFAQPKERAAAVFYTRSLEARGTHVVERYLSLVATLTGGTLGSPPPAELPRDPESQTWCEGLLNIRGISGFALLNPGAGWGAKLWPAERYGEVARALAQAGLYSLVNAGPGEEELAQKVVTASRGTAQIVSPALGQLIALTRRARLFVGGDSGPLHLAAALGVPVVALFGPTDPARNGPFGTRSEVLRSAASRTSYAHVSRADQGLLAISSAEVIAASRRLLESPGA; this is translated from the coding sequence GGGCGACGTCATCCACGGACTGCCCGCCGCCGCCGCCCTGCGACGCGCCTTCCCCGCCGCCACCATCGGATGGGTGGTCGAGCCGCGCTGGCAGGAACTGCTGTGCGCCGCCGGAACGCCGCGCATCGGCCCGCGCAGCCCATCGCGGCCTCTCGTCGATGCCCTGCATGTGCTCGACACGCGCGCGCTGCGCAAGACTCCGGCGTCTCCGTCAACCTGGAAGGCTGCGCGCACCGAGCTGTCCGAAGTGCGCGCCGCCCGCTACGAAATCGCGCTCGACCTGCAAGGTCTGATGAAGTCGGCGCTGGTCGCGAAGCTTAGCGGCGCCCGCCGCCGGATCGGATTCGCGCAACCCAAAGAGCGCGCCGCCGCGGTCTTCTACACGCGCAGCCTGGAAGCACGGGGAACACACGTCGTCGAGCGCTACCTTTCGCTGGTCGCGACGCTCACCGGCGGCACGCTCGGCTCCCCACCGCCTGCCGAACTGCCCCGCGATCCCGAATCGCAAACCTGGTGCGAGGGCCTGTTGAATATCCGGGGCATTTCCGGCTTCGCCCTGCTGAACCCGGGTGCCGGCTGGGGCGCCAAGCTTTGGCCCGCCGAGCGATACGGCGAAGTGGCTCGTGCGCTCGCCCAAGCCGGATTGTACTCGCTGGTGAACGCCGGTCCGGGCGAGGAAGAATTGGCCCAGAAAGTGGTGACCGCCAGTCGCGGCACGGCTCAGATCGTGAGTCCGGCTCTCGGGCAATTGATCGCGCTCACTCGCCGTGCGCGTCTCTTCGTCGGCGGCGATAGCGGACCGTTGCATCTCGCAGCCGCGCTGGGCGTGCCGGTAGTGGCGCTCTTCGGTCCGACTGACCCCGCCCGCAACGGTCCGTTCGGCACGCGCAGCGAGGTGTTGCGCAGCGCAGCGAGCCGTACCTCATACGCACATGTGTCGCGTGCCGACCAGGGATTGCTTGCCATTTCGAGCGCAGAAGTCATCGCCGCCTCACGTCGCCTGCTGGAGAGTCCCGGTGCCTGA